The Bdellovibrionota bacterium genome includes a region encoding these proteins:
- the bamA gene encoding outer membrane protein assembly factor BamA encodes MSDSIWNFRSSSKTAVRRVLMFAVALLAVTADSRAQEQPASAGSVNAITIDCPDADVKKSAEDFFAPLLGQPLSRTAVSDKLKRFYFRGPISSIRVSRVEGPKGNELQITIEVNPLISSVEVEGNESIGDEDVVDHLDVRLGDRLVPAQIERLRERFQAYYVYRGFPKAKAEVSVRSEERARSGSLHLKVQEGPPCKISQIELGTDRPGAMSQGEIQDLMDINRGDRCDGEAIRNGVRRIEKELRNSGRLSAVVADPVVDYSESQAEGKLTVSVQPGPVIRVLFRGNTFAFERDSVLRKEIGLDSERQFSRSWAESAAKESILDFYRRLGYPNASVEISEETNEEKDSRSIQFLVSRGSTVQLGNVTFRGNRTISSKELETYFEGTAPEQTARNRFVESELQDSWSALAAYYRSRGYLRAKILPPRVTPHSNHRTMDVLFEIEEGEPSTLGAYRIEGNHLFDNREVEGAMSVQPGDPINMDDLSRSAQRLEAKYRSRGYKFASVQLPPIEEIPEGAVTLPVKIQEGPMVHFGAVAIRGNATTREKVIARELRFKEGDPYDPDRIADSRRNIVRLGFFQRVTIEELEFDSAQGREDVLITVVERKKRVVTLRPGFSTDDGARLAGTASYINIGGTGRSTAVSGRVNRQIKNADITEHQVIVTYREPRIFRLVDGRVNFIEERSEEQQFDIERQSVILAIERQVRQWFRGTLQWELEFRDPFDVDPTATLSPFDEDRARFGSIATIFDFDRRDDLLNPRNGSFHTLKFSVFHDALLSEADFYQAFLSNSFYRPVYRKVRLVVALRLGFSGTFGATSEQGITEIPIEKRFRLGGNNSLRGFSRNCVGGLSTDVPENCSDQALEQAPGGNSLFNYMADLLIPLGKGIDLAVFTDGGNAFLGNGDFDITNVRSTAGFGLRYNTFFGPLRLDYGIKLDRRTGENFGEFHFAVGQL; translated from the coding sequence ATGTCGGACTCGATCTGGAATTTTCGTTCGAGTTCTAAAACCGCCGTTCGAAGGGTGCTCATGTTCGCCGTCGCTCTGCTGGCGGTAACGGCAGACTCGCGCGCGCAAGAGCAGCCCGCTTCGGCCGGTTCCGTGAACGCCATCACGATCGATTGCCCGGATGCGGACGTGAAAAAGAGTGCCGAGGATTTCTTCGCGCCTCTTCTCGGCCAGCCCTTATCTCGGACGGCGGTTTCGGACAAGCTCAAGAGATTTTACTTTCGCGGTCCGATTTCCAGCATCCGCGTATCGCGGGTGGAAGGTCCGAAGGGAAACGAACTTCAGATTACGATCGAAGTGAATCCCCTGATTTCTTCCGTTGAAGTCGAAGGGAACGAATCCATCGGCGATGAAGATGTGGTCGATCACCTCGACGTGCGTTTAGGGGACCGGCTGGTCCCCGCTCAGATCGAGCGGCTTCGGGAGCGATTTCAAGCCTATTACGTTTATCGGGGCTTTCCGAAGGCGAAGGCGGAAGTCTCCGTCAGATCGGAAGAGCGGGCGCGCTCCGGCTCCTTGCACCTAAAGGTTCAGGAAGGCCCTCCTTGTAAAATCTCTCAGATCGAACTGGGGACGGATCGCCCGGGTGCCATGTCCCAAGGCGAAATTCAGGATCTTATGGATATAAACCGGGGCGATCGTTGCGACGGTGAAGCGATCCGGAATGGCGTGCGTCGGATCGAAAAAGAGCTTCGCAATTCGGGAAGACTCTCCGCGGTCGTCGCCGACCCCGTCGTGGATTACTCGGAGAGCCAGGCGGAGGGAAAACTGACCGTTTCCGTTCAACCCGGTCCCGTGATTCGGGTCCTTTTTCGGGGAAACACGTTCGCGTTCGAGCGCGATTCCGTCCTTCGGAAGGAAATTGGCCTCGACAGCGAACGGCAATTCAGCCGTTCCTGGGCGGAGAGCGCGGCGAAGGAATCGATCTTAGATTTTTACCGAAGGCTGGGCTATCCGAATGCCAGCGTCGAAATATCCGAGGAAACGAACGAAGAAAAGGATTCTCGGTCGATTCAATTCTTGGTCTCGCGCGGATCGACCGTTCAGCTGGGGAACGTCACGTTTCGCGGGAACCGTACGATTTCGTCGAAGGAGCTTGAGACGTATTTCGAGGGAACGGCGCCGGAGCAAACCGCAAGGAACCGATTTGTGGAGTCGGAGCTTCAGGATTCCTGGTCGGCTTTGGCGGCGTACTACCGATCCCGAGGGTATCTTCGAGCCAAAATTCTTCCTCCCAGAGTCACACCTCATTCAAACCACCGAACCATGGATGTCCTATTTGAAATCGAGGAGGGAGAACCCTCGACTTTAGGTGCGTATCGGATCGAGGGAAATCATCTGTTTGACAATCGGGAAGTCGAAGGCGCGATGAGCGTTCAACCCGGGGATCCCATCAACATGGATGATCTGTCGCGATCGGCTCAGCGGCTAGAGGCTAAATACCGATCGCGAGGCTACAAGTTTGCCTCGGTCCAGCTCCCTCCGATCGAGGAGATTCCCGAAGGAGCGGTGACCCTGCCGGTGAAAATTCAGGAAGGGCCGATGGTTCATTTCGGAGCGGTGGCCATTCGCGGCAACGCCACGACGCGAGAAAAAGTGATCGCCCGGGAGCTTCGGTTCAAGGAGGGGGACCCGTACGATCCAGACCGAATAGCGGACAGCCGCCGCAATATCGTCCGCCTCGGTTTTTTTCAGCGGGTAACGATCGAGGAACTTGAGTTCGATTCCGCTCAGGGCAGGGAGGATGTGTTGATCACCGTGGTGGAACGGAAGAAACGCGTCGTGACCCTTCGTCCCGGTTTTTCGACGGATGACGGCGCCCGCCTGGCCGGTACCGCGAGCTACATTAATATCGGTGGAACCGGCCGCTCCACGGCGGTATCGGGACGGGTGAACCGTCAAATCAAAAATGCGGATATCACCGAACACCAGGTCATCGTGACGTATCGCGAGCCGAGGATTTTCCGCTTGGTGGACGGCCGGGTGAATTTCATCGAGGAACGGAGTGAAGAGCAGCAATTTGATATCGAGAGACAAAGCGTCATTCTGGCGATCGAACGACAGGTGCGGCAGTGGTTTCGAGGGACGTTGCAGTGGGAGCTGGAATTCCGCGATCCTTTCGACGTCGATCCGACCGCGACGCTAAGCCCCTTCGATGAAGATCGGGCGCGATTCGGATCGATCGCCACTATTTTCGATTTCGACCGACGTGACGATCTTCTCAATCCGCGCAACGGATCGTTCCATACGTTGAAATTCTCCGTTTTCCACGACGCCCTCCTCTCGGAGGCCGATTTTTATCAAGCATTTCTGAGCAACAGCTTCTATCGGCCGGTTTATCGGAAAGTTCGTCTGGTTGTTGCCCTGCGCCTCGGTTTTTCCGGAACGTTCGGAGCCACTTCGGAACAGGGGATTACGGAAATTCCAATCGAAAAGCGTTTCCGTCTCGGAGGAAACAACAGCCTTCGCGGGTTCTCGCGCAATTGCGTCGGCGGACTGTCCACGGATGTTCCGGAGAACTGCTCCGACCAGGCGTTGGAACAAGCTCCGGGGGGGAACAGCCTGTTCAATTACATGGCGGACCTTTTGATTCCGTTGGGGAAGGGGATTGATTTGGCCGTTTTCACCGATGGAGGCAACGCATTTCTCGGAAACGGCGATTTTGACATCACCAACGTTCGAAGCACGGCCGGCTTCGGTCTGCGCTACAACACGTTTTTCGGACCGTTGCGCCTGGATTACGGAATCAAACTCGATCGGCGCACGGGCGAGAATTTCGGCGAATTCCATTTCGCCGTGGGGCAGTTATAA